One segment of uncultured Tolumonas sp. DNA contains the following:
- the gpt gene encoding xanthine phosphoribosyltransferase translates to MSKKFYVSWENLHREARRLSRRQLPASQWKGILAVSRGGLVPAAIMARELGIRFVDTICISSYEHDSQGDLNVLKRIDGDGEGFLIVDDLVDSGNTARLLREMYPKARLVTVFAKPKGEHLVDDFEVSIPQDTWIEQPWDMVHCFVPPICEENQ, encoded by the coding sequence ATGAGCAAAAAGTTTTATGTTTCGTGGGAAAATCTGCATCGTGAAGCGCGTCGTCTGTCTCGTCGTCAGCTTCCTGCAAGCCAATGGAAAGGCATCTTAGCGGTTAGTCGTGGTGGGTTGGTTCCTGCGGCTATTATGGCGCGTGAACTGGGTATCCGTTTTGTTGATACCATCTGCATTTCCAGCTACGAACATGATTCACAGGGTGATTTAAATGTTCTCAAACGTATTGATGGCGATGGTGAAGGCTTCCTGATCGTTGACGATCTGGTGGATAGCGGCAACACCGCACGCCTGTTGCGTGAAATGTACCCGAAAGCACGACTGGTGACTGTGTTTGCTAAACCGAAAGGCGAGCATCTGGTCGATGATTTCGAAGTGTCTATTCCGCAAGACACCTGGATCGAGCAGCCATGGGATATGGTGCACTGCTTTGTTCCGCCAATTTGTGAAGAAAATCAGTAA
- a CDS encoding aminoacyl-histidine dipeptidase yields MSELQQLSPSHLWFFFDKFCQIPRPSKHEAALSQWIQDWAKSQAISVKVDPVGNLILKKPATPGLENRKGVILQAHIDMVPQANADTKHDFTRDPIQAYIDGEWVRARGTTLGADNGIGAAACLAVLADNTVQHGPLEVLLTVDEEAGMGGAFGLQAGWLEGDILLNTDSEQDAEAYMGCAGGVDANIHFQCQREVIPAGMQAFSLQIKGLRGGHSGVNIHQDRGNANKLLSRVLQALQAEEIRLATISGGTLRNAIPREAEAVILVAADRIDAVQQLVAERTKALQLELQEVDSYLQISCLPAAQPANCFTLADQQRLLQMLLACPNGVIRMSHAIEGVVETSTNLGVIQTNEAGVYIQCLIRSLNDEGRRYVEQMTASLCALAGADCQFDGAYPGWAPDPSSPTLALLRQQHEALFGELPKLMVIHAGLECGLFKAQYPHWDMVSFGPTIQGAHSPDERVHIPAVARFWQLLVAMLAAIPNK; encoded by the coding sequence ATGAGTGAATTACAACAATTATCACCGTCTCATTTGTGGTTCTTTTTCGACAAATTCTGCCAGATCCCTCGCCCCTCCAAGCATGAAGCTGCATTAAGTCAATGGATACAAGACTGGGCAAAGTCACAGGCTATCAGTGTTAAGGTTGACCCCGTTGGCAACCTGATCCTGAAAAAGCCGGCGACCCCGGGTCTGGAAAACCGCAAAGGTGTGATCTTGCAAGCACATATCGATATGGTGCCGCAAGCCAATGCCGATACAAAACATGATTTTACCCGTGACCCAATCCAAGCCTATATCGATGGTGAATGGGTGCGTGCGCGCGGCACGACGTTAGGTGCTGATAACGGTATCGGCGCGGCTGCCTGCCTGGCGGTATTGGCCGATAACACCGTGCAGCATGGCCCACTAGAAGTGTTACTGACCGTTGATGAAGAAGCCGGTATGGGTGGTGCATTTGGTCTGCAAGCCGGTTGGCTGGAAGGCGATATTCTGCTGAATACTGACTCAGAACAAGATGCCGAAGCCTATATGGGTTGTGCCGGTGGTGTCGATGCCAATATCCATTTCCAATGCCAACGCGAAGTCATTCCAGCCGGTATGCAGGCATTCTCGCTGCAGATTAAAGGCCTGCGCGGCGGCCATTCTGGTGTCAACATCCATCAAGATCGTGGTAATGCCAACAAGCTGTTAAGCCGTGTGTTACAGGCTCTGCAGGCAGAAGAAATTCGGCTGGCCACTATTTCTGGTGGCACATTGCGTAATGCTATTCCGCGTGAAGCAGAAGCCGTCATTCTGGTGGCCGCAGATCGTATTGATGCGGTGCAGCAATTAGTCGCGGAACGCACTAAAGCATTACAACTTGAACTGCAGGAAGTAGATAGCTATTTACAGATCTCGTGCCTGCCAGCAGCACAGCCAGCAAATTGCTTTACTCTGGCTGATCAGCAACGTCTGCTGCAAATGCTGCTCGCTTGCCCGAATGGCGTGATCCGCATGAGCCATGCGATTGAAGGGGTGGTAGAAACCTCGACGAACCTTGGCGTGATCCAGACCAACGAAGCCGGCGTTTATATCCAATGCCTGATCCGTTCATTGAACGACGAAGGACGTCGTTACGTTGAGCAGATGACCGCTTCTTTGTGTGCGCTGGCGGGTGCTGATTGCCAGTTTGATGGTGCCTATCCTGGTTGGGCGCCAGACCCATCATCACCCACCTTGGCGTTACTGCGTCAACAACATGAAGCATTGTTTGGTGAATTGCCAAAGTTGATGGTGATCCATGCCGGTTTGGAGTGTGGTCTGTTCAAAGCACAATATCCGCACTGGGATATGGTCTCTTTCGGCCCAACTATTCAGGGTGCGCATTCACCGGATGAGCGGGTACACATTCCTGCAGTAGCCCGTTTCTGGCAATTGCTGGTCGCTATGCTGGCGGCAATCCCTAATAAATAA
- the frsA gene encoding esterase FrsA, translating into MSAPSDKNLSETLFNKVQSYKIRETSTISSSGNPLPSEPQEQFLIDGLCTPSWFRVLRRAFWIWQGAEPIEVEEVLARIATSDGERTNPQQIDTVQGFIPGNWCYEWSQVAGEHNRKAKEADEAGESWVAKKEYFLAARYYSIASYPHLKGDELAEQAQVQANIAYREGGRYLSMPLKELKVPFRGKEIKGYLHLPHDDHPVPLVMVTGAIDSLQLDFIRLFEKVLEPLGIGMLSLDLPGCGYSSHWPLVEDSSRLHQAVLQYLKDVPWVDDQRVGMVGFRLGGNVAVRLSYLEQLRMKAVVCVGPGMHNYFTDPAIFELSPPMMRASLANRLNMNASDWGAVQKSCQVFSLKRQGLAGVSKTRVPILSIGHRRDFICPEADIRMLASSSLSGKAVVLDKEPVKEQMNRMLSEIGEWLRLHFNL; encoded by the coding sequence ATGTCAGCCCCATCCGACAAGAACTTAAGTGAAACTTTGTTCAATAAAGTTCAATCTTACAAAATTCGTGAAACCTCCACTATTTCCAGTTCCGGCAATCCATTACCCAGCGAACCACAAGAACAGTTCCTGATCGATGGATTGTGTACGCCTTCATGGTTCCGGGTTTTACGCCGCGCATTTTGGATCTGGCAAGGCGCTGAACCGATAGAAGTGGAAGAGGTGCTAGCACGTATTGCCACCAGTGATGGCGAACGGACTAACCCACAGCAAATTGATACCGTACAGGGTTTTATTCCCGGCAACTGGTGTTATGAGTGGAGCCAGGTGGCCGGTGAACATAACCGCAAGGCGAAAGAAGCCGATGAAGCCGGCGAATCTTGGGTCGCGAAAAAAGAGTATTTCCTCGCGGCCCGTTATTATTCCATTGCCAGCTACCCGCACCTGAAAGGGGATGAATTGGCTGAGCAAGCACAAGTGCAGGCCAATATTGCTTACCGTGAAGGCGGTCGTTATCTGTCGATGCCACTGAAAGAGTTGAAAGTGCCGTTCCGTGGTAAAGAGATCAAAGGCTATCTACATTTGCCGCATGACGATCATCCGGTGCCATTGGTGATGGTGACTGGTGCTATTGATAGTCTGCAACTCGATTTTATTCGCTTGTTTGAAAAGGTATTGGAACCGCTCGGTATCGGTATGTTATCGCTCGATCTACCCGGTTGTGGTTATTCCAGCCATTGGCCGCTGGTGGAAGATTCCAGTCGTTTACATCAAGCGGTGCTGCAATATCTGAAAGATGTGCCTTGGGTAGATGATCAACGTGTAGGCATGGTTGGTTTCCGTCTCGGTGGCAATGTGGCGGTACGTCTTTCTTATCTGGAACAGTTGCGCATGAAAGCGGTGGTTTGTGTTGGACCGGGCATGCACAACTATTTTACTGATCCGGCGATATTTGAGTTATCACCACCGATGATGCGTGCCAGTCTCGCGAACCGGTTAAATATGAATGCCTCAGATTGGGGGGCGGTGCAAAAAAGCTGTCAGGTGTTTTCACTGAAACGCCAAGGGCTGGCTGGCGTGAGTAAAACACGGGTGCCGATTTTGAGTATCGGGCATCGGCGCGACTTTATTTGCCCGGAAGCGGATATCCGCATGTTGGCATCATCCAGCTTAAGCGGTAAAGCCGTAGTGCTGGATAAAGAGCCGGTCAAAGAACAAATGAACCGGATGTTAAGTGAAATTGGTGAATGGTTACGCCTGCATTTTAATCTCTGA
- a CDS encoding aldo/keto reductase family oxidoreductase has product MISRVEAAPGGFQLSEFIQGYWRLAEWNMSAQQRLDFLKQHLELGITSVDHADIYGGYSCEQLFGEALVLEPALRQQLEIVSKCDIKLLSAKYPERTVKHYDTSAAHIAYSVDNSLQNLGTDYLDLLLIHRPDPLMNADEVADAFLQLKQSGKVRHFGVSNFTPYQFDLLQSRLDFALVTNQVEVNPVNIFALHDGTLDQMQMKRIRPMIWSALGGGSIFTAQTEQAHRLRTVLGNVSEELGGASLDQVIYAWLLKLPCQPLPIIGSGNIERVRSSVAAKALNLTREQWFSIWEAAAGHEIP; this is encoded by the coding sequence ATGATTTCACGTGTCGAAGCAGCCCCCGGTGGTTTTCAATTATCCGAGTTTATTCAAGGTTACTGGCGACTGGCGGAATGGAATATGTCTGCCCAACAGCGACTGGATTTTCTCAAACAACATCTGGAGCTGGGCATTACTTCGGTTGACCATGCGGATATCTATGGCGGTTACAGTTGCGAACAATTGTTTGGTGAAGCGTTAGTACTGGAACCTGCGCTGCGTCAGCAATTGGAAATTGTGAGTAAATGCGATATTAAATTGCTGTCGGCGAAATATCCTGAGCGGACTGTGAAACATTACGACACCTCTGCCGCGCACATTGCCTATTCCGTAGATAATTCACTGCAGAATTTAGGCACCGATTATCTCGATCTACTACTGATCCACCGTCCTGATCCACTGATGAATGCGGATGAAGTAGCCGATGCGTTTTTGCAGCTGAAACAAAGTGGCAAGGTACGTCATTTTGGCGTGTCAAACTTCACGCCGTATCAGTTCGATCTGTTGCAATCGCGCCTGGATTTCGCGCTGGTGACCAATCAGGTGGAAGTAAACCCGGTTAATATTTTTGCTTTGCATGATGGCACGCTGGATCAAATGCAGATGAAGCGTATCCGTCCGATGATTTGGTCGGCATTGGGTGGTGGCTCGATCTTTACTGCACAAACCGAACAAGCACATCGTCTGCGTACCGTGTTAGGTAATGTCAGCGAAGAGCTGGGCGGCGCAAGTCTGGATCAAGTGATTTATGCCTGGCTGCTAAAACTGCCTTGCCAGCCGCTGCCTATTATCGGTTCCGGCAATATTGAGCGGGTACGTTCTTCGGTGGCAGCCAAAGCGCTCAACCTGACGCGTGAACAGTGGTTCAGCATTTGGGAAGCAGCGGCGGGTCACGAGATCCCTTAA
- a CDS encoding bifunctional UDP-sugar hydrolase/5'-nucleotidase — MSALLGRFYLAHINDTHSHFDETALPLRLALPEGACDIRLHCGGFPRLASFIKRARQRAISEQMPLFLLDAGDSFQGTLYFSCFKGQANAALLNQLGIDAMVVGNHELDTGNAPLANFLRQIRFPLLAANWDLSGEAQDKPTRMQDHPLMVSWQNPAHPKPYIVKWVDDVPVAIFGLVLENMPDIAAPDGDSQFLPVVETAKTIIEQIHADGIEHIILLSHLGFPRDCQLAQEVEGISLIVGGHTHTLQGDFGALGLADEHPYGERFNRTLVLHAGYNSLMVGLAEVYLLPDGQMRIEQGGNVLLTSETALLQSQQGESLPAPQQRTIRRFLRNQRHVAMLQPDSAMERLLANNYRSKLRHYASDQVVSLPRGLRHVRIPDERGGSQVAPLVAEAMLFQAREMGVSVDVAIFNAGGARISLPPGPVSAAELAGRLLPFASTISHFDVRGGQLRLALEGAIVNALELGGSGSFPYPADLRYSYHASAPRGQRVRQLHVKDRSGRWQLFDEQRDYRLITTSYTAMGKEGYHALLNQRSEPELLGLIISDAFINYARSRGILTPPPEPLYQLNFDQRVS; from the coding sequence ATGTCTGCATTATTAGGGCGCTTTTACCTGGCGCATATCAACGATACACACTCTCACTTTGATGAAACCGCATTACCCCTGCGTCTGGCATTACCGGAAGGGGCTTGTGATATTCGTCTGCATTGTGGTGGTTTTCCGCGGCTGGCCAGTTTTATCAAACGGGCCCGGCAACGCGCTATTTCAGAACAAATGCCATTATTTCTGCTTGATGCCGGCGATAGTTTTCAAGGTACGCTCTATTTTTCCTGCTTCAAAGGGCAGGCAAATGCCGCATTACTCAATCAATTAGGCATTGATGCCATGGTGGTCGGCAACCATGAGCTGGATACCGGCAATGCACCATTGGCGAATTTCTTACGTCAGATCCGCTTTCCGTTATTGGCCGCCAACTGGGATCTGTCTGGTGAGGCGCAAGATAAACCGACCCGCATGCAGGATCATCCACTGATGGTCAGCTGGCAAAATCCCGCGCATCCGAAACCCTATATTGTGAAATGGGTCGATGACGTACCGGTGGCTATTTTCGGACTGGTACTGGAAAACATGCCGGATATCGCGGCACCTGATGGCGATTCCCAGTTCTTGCCGGTGGTGGAAACGGCCAAAACAATAATTGAACAAATCCACGCTGACGGCATTGAACACATTATTTTACTCAGTCACCTTGGCTTTCCGCGTGATTGCCAGCTCGCGCAGGAAGTGGAGGGTATTTCGCTGATCGTGGGCGGTCACACACATACCCTGCAAGGTGATTTTGGCGCATTAGGTTTAGCCGATGAACACCCGTATGGCGAACGGTTTAACCGCACCTTAGTGCTGCATGCCGGTTATAACTCGCTGATGGTGGGGTTGGCGGAGGTGTACTTGTTGCCGGACGGGCAAATGCGTATTGAACAAGGGGGTAACGTCTTGCTCACCAGTGAAACGGCATTGCTGCAATCACAACAAGGCGAATCGCTGCCTGCGCCGCAGCAGCGCACCATTCGACGTTTCTTGCGTAACCAACGGCATGTAGCGATGTTGCAGCCTGATTCTGCCATGGAGCGTCTGTTAGCTAATAATTACCGCTCCAAATTACGCCACTATGCCAGCGATCAGGTGGTGTCACTGCCGCGTGGGTTACGGCATGTGCGTATTCCCGATGAACGCGGCGGCAGTCAGGTCGCCCCGTTGGTGGCGGAAGCTATGTTATTTCAGGCGCGAGAAATGGGCGTATCGGTCGATGTGGCGATTTTTAATGCCGGTGGGGCGCGTATCTCGTTACCGCCGGGGCCGGTCAGTGCCGCTGAATTAGCTGGGCGCTTGTTGCCGTTTGCCAGCACCATCAGCCATTTTGATGTGCGTGGCGGGCAGCTACGCTTAGCGCTGGAAGGGGCGATTGTAAATGCGCTAGAACTCGGCGGCAGTGGCAGTTTTCCTTATCCGGCTGATCTGCGTTACAGCTACCATGCCAGTGCGCCGCGTGGCCAACGGGTGCGGCAATTGCACGTTAAAGATCGGTCTGGGCGCTGGCAGTTATTTGATGAGCAACGCGATTATCGTTTGATCACCACCAGTTATACCGCGATGGGAAAAGAGGGTTACCACGCGCTGCTGAATCAACGCTCAGAACCAGAGTTGCTCGGGTTGATTATTTCTGACGCCTTTATCAACTACGCCCGTTCGCGCGGAATCCTGACACCACCACCAGAACCGTTATATCAATTGAATTTCGACCAGCGAGTGAGTTAA
- a CDS encoding FAD:protein FMN transferase, with translation MLAMVAGCDKPPAAEHPMLEIHGRTMGTFYGVKVVGDFPGGQQALQMQVDSLLKHYNDEISTYDPNSSLSKFNQQQTTAPFSVSQDMADIVISAVRVGQRTQGVLDVTVGPLVNLWGFGPDKRPVKIPTDAQIATARQRVGIQRLHVDVSADHAELRKDIPNMYVDLSTVGEGFGADKVADFLESRGVHNYLVEIAGASRSRGVNAKGEPWKLAIQKPTDELDEVQAIVKPDGRAISTSGSYRNYYELNGQRYSHIIDPATGKPITHRLVSATVITPTALEADGLDTALMVMGPEKAMAFAKQQHLAIYLVIKTDKGFKAQYSESFEPYLVKPGS, from the coding sequence ATGCTGGCAATGGTAGCTGGTTGTGATAAGCCGCCAGCTGCGGAGCATCCGATGCTGGAAATTCATGGCCGCACGATGGGCACTTTCTATGGTGTCAAAGTGGTGGGTGATTTCCCGGGTGGGCAACAGGCGTTGCAAATGCAGGTCGATAGCTTACTGAAACACTATAACGATGAAATCTCCACGTATGATCCGAACTCTTCTTTGTCGAAGTTTAATCAACAACAAACTACTGCGCCGTTTTCTGTTTCTCAGGATATGGCGGATATCGTGATCAGTGCGGTACGTGTTGGTCAGCGTACGCAGGGTGTATTGGATGTCACGGTCGGACCTTTGGTGAATTTATGGGGCTTTGGGCCGGATAAGCGCCCGGTGAAAATACCAACCGATGCGCAAATTGCCACCGCGCGTCAGCGCGTGGGCATTCAGCGTCTGCATGTCGATGTTAGTGCTGATCATGCGGAACTTCGTAAAGACATTCCCAACATGTATGTGGATCTGTCGACGGTTGGCGAAGGTTTTGGTGCCGATAAAGTTGCCGACTTTCTGGAGTCACGCGGTGTGCACAATTATCTGGTGGAAATCGCTGGTGCTTCCCGTAGTCGGGGTGTGAATGCTAAAGGCGAACCGTGGAAGCTGGCGATCCAGAAACCAACCGATGAGTTGGATGAAGTGCAAGCAATCGTCAAACCTGATGGCCGGGCGATCAGCACCTCGGGCAGCTATCGTAATTATTATGAACTCAATGGTCAGCGTTATTCACATATCATCGATCCGGCAACAGGGAAACCGATCACGCATCGTCTGGTTTCAGCCACCGTGATCACGCCAACCGCGCTGGAAGCCGATGGTTTAGATACCGCGCTGATGGTGATGGGACCAGAGAAAGCAATGGCATTTGCCAAGCAACAACATCTGGCAATTTATCTGGTAATCAAAACCGATAAAGGCTTTAAAGCGCAATATTCAGAATCCTTTGAACCCTATCTGGTGAAACCGGGTTCCTGA
- a CDS encoding phosphoethanolamine--lipid A transferase, with amino-acid sequence MNFLRRFSLQLTPARQILLAAWFFITFTNFSFWQAAFNAIGTDNWHSVLFLAALYLLLITWLNQILSLLLLPWLFKPLLSVLLLGGATTAYFMDSYGVVIDREMVRNTLMTDPREAGELLSLKLGLYLVLLGVLPVVLLLRSKIQYASFMKEVGYKFLTLVMTLVISGGVAAAYYVDIASFARNNTYIRHMIVPVNYVSAIESYIRSNLEGGKIVVSPLGEDAKKGTKITAGGQKKVLTVIVVGEAARASEFSLNGYARDTNPELSKLDIVNYRNVSSCGTETAVSVPCMFSKFTRQDYSDSKAKRSENLVDVLKHAGFELLWKDNNSSSRGVAVRIGEQNVQDLKVPGLCNNGECFDEILLYQLQDYIDKLTNDGVIVLHMKGSHGPAYYLRSPEKFKKFLPECRTNQLQDCPRQELINAYDNTIVYSDYVLSQVIKLLQQNNPRFDTAMLYMADHGESTGEKGIYLHAAPYMIAPEEQTHIGALQWFSPSFLQRMKLDKNCLLRKADEPLSQDNLFHSVLGLLDVKTSAYDTSLDMFASCTAK; translated from the coding sequence ATGAATTTTTTACGTCGATTTTCACTGCAACTCACACCTGCCCGCCAGATCTTACTGGCGGCATGGTTTTTTATTACCTTTACCAACTTTTCGTTCTGGCAGGCTGCGTTTAATGCCATCGGCACGGACAACTGGCATAGCGTGCTGTTTTTAGCCGCGCTTTACTTGCTGTTGATCACCTGGCTGAATCAGATCCTCTCTTTGTTGTTGCTGCCATGGTTATTCAAACCGCTCTTGTCGGTGCTGTTATTAGGTGGCGCGACAACAGCCTATTTCATGGACAGTTATGGTGTCGTCATTGACCGCGAAATGGTACGCAACACCTTAATGACCGACCCTCGTGAAGCCGGGGAATTACTCAGTCTGAAACTGGGGCTTTATCTTGTGTTATTGGGTGTCTTGCCTGTGGTGTTACTGCTGCGAAGTAAGATCCAATACGCGTCGTTTATGAAAGAGGTTGGTTATAAGTTTCTGACGCTGGTGATGACACTGGTGATCAGTGGTGGGGTTGCCGCAGCTTATTATGTCGATATCGCTTCTTTTGCCCGTAACAACACCTACATCCGCCACATGATTGTGCCGGTAAACTATGTCAGCGCGATTGAATCTTACATTCGCAGTAATCTGGAAGGCGGCAAAATCGTCGTTTCTCCGTTAGGGGAAGATGCGAAAAAAGGCACCAAGATCACTGCCGGTGGGCAGAAAAAAGTGCTGACCGTGATTGTGGTCGGTGAAGCAGCGCGTGCCAGTGAGTTCAGCCTGAATGGGTATGCCCGTGACACGAACCCTGAGCTGAGTAAACTGGATATCGTGAACTATCGTAACGTCAGTTCATGTGGTACAGAAACTGCCGTATCCGTGCCCTGCATGTTCTCTAAATTTACGCGTCAGGATTACAGCGACAGCAAAGCCAAACGCAGTGAAAATCTGGTGGATGTACTGAAACACGCGGGTTTTGAGTTGTTGTGGAAAGATAACAACTCCAGCAGTCGAGGTGTCGCAGTGCGCATCGGCGAACAGAATGTACAGGATCTGAAAGTACCGGGTTTGTGCAATAACGGGGAATGTTTTGATGAAATTCTGCTGTATCAGTTACAGGATTACATCGACAAGCTGACCAACGATGGTGTCATTGTTTTGCACATGAAAGGCAGTCATGGCCCGGCCTATTACCTGCGCTCACCGGAGAAATTTAAAAAGTTCCTACCAGAATGCCGCACCAATCAGCTACAAGATTGTCCACGGCAAGAGCTGATCAACGCTTATGACAACACCATTGTGTATAGCGATTATGTGTTAAGTCAGGTGATCAAATTGCTGCAGCAAAACAACCCGCGTTTTGATACCGCCATGTTGTATATGGCCGATCATGGTGAATCTACCGGTGAAAAAGGCATTTATCTGCATGCTGCGCCATATATGATTGCACCGGAAGAGCAAACCCATATCGGCGCATTACAATGGTTTTCACCGAGTTTCTTGCAACGCATGAAGCTGGACAAGAACTGCCTGTTGCGTAAAGCAGATGAGCCACTATCGCAGGACAATCTGTTCCATTCCGTGCTTGGCCTGCTGGATGTCAAAACCAGTGCTTATGACACGTCGCTGGATATGTTTGCTTCCTGCACCGCGAAATAA
- a CDS encoding BolA family protein: MSMQQHIEQTLQQGLEPTWLSVINESHMHRSSGPDAESHFKVVVVSALFDGERLVARHRRVNTLLAQALQSGVHALALHTYTPAEWQARAALAPDSPNCAGHK; this comes from the coding sequence ATGTCGATGCAACAGCATATTGAACAAACCTTACAACAAGGGTTGGAACCAACCTGGTTGTCAGTAATCAACGAAAGTCATATGCATCGATCTTCCGGGCCGGATGCGGAAAGTCACTTTAAAGTGGTCGTTGTGAGTGCGTTATTTGACGGTGAACGACTGGTTGCCCGTCACCGCCGAGTGAATACACTGTTGGCGCAGGCTTTGCAAAGTGGGGTGCATGCGTTGGCGTTACATACCTACACGCCGGCAGAGTGGCAAGCACGTGCAGCACTGGCACCCGATTCGCCAAATTGTGCCGGGCACAAATAA
- the dinB gene encoding DNA polymerase IV — MRKIIHVDMDCFFAAVEMRDNPALVSLPLAIGSPAERRGVISTCNYVARRYGIRSAMATAHALRLCPRLVLLPGRMALYREVSRQVMQIFARYSEIIEPVSIDEAYIDVTDSPLFQGSATRIAEAIRADIQRELNLTASAGVAPNKFLAKIASERNKPDGLFVLSPPQVPEFVRQLALSRIPGIGGKTAERLNAVGLHTCADVQQFPRQQLLLQFGKTGLMLLERAYGIDERLLNTSRERKSVGVETTFAVDIALEEQGHAMLPQLLAELSKRLQRREWRGQIARQGVKIKFADFQQTTVERSVSRLSPPLFDELLHEAWLRGGGKPVRLVGINIGFPAAENTQQLPLDLQ, encoded by the coding sequence ATGAGAAAAATTATCCATGTGGATATGGACTGCTTTTTTGCTGCAGTTGAAATGCGTGATAATCCGGCGCTGGTGTCGTTGCCGTTGGCGATTGGCAGTCCGGCGGAGCGTCGTGGCGTCATTTCGACCTGTAATTATGTCGCGCGTCGTTATGGCATTCGTTCGGCCATGGCGACGGCACATGCGTTACGTCTCTGCCCGCGTTTAGTCTTACTGCCGGGCCGTATGGCGTTATACCGCGAGGTATCACGGCAAGTGATGCAGATCTTTGCCCGCTACAGCGAAATCATTGAACCCGTCTCGATTGATGAAGCTTATATCGATGTCACTGACAGCCCGTTATTTCAAGGCAGTGCGACACGCATTGCGGAAGCGATCCGGGCGGATATTCAGCGCGAATTAAATCTCACCGCATCAGCGGGAGTGGCACCGAATAAGTTCTTAGCCAAAATTGCCTCTGAGCGCAATAAACCCGACGGTCTGTTTGTCTTATCACCACCGCAAGTGCCGGAGTTTGTCCGCCAACTGGCGTTATCGCGCATCCCGGGTATTGGGGGCAAGACCGCCGAGCGGTTAAATGCGGTGGGGTTGCACACTTGTGCCGATGTGCAGCAGTTTCCCCGTCAGCAATTATTGCTGCAATTTGGCAAAACCGGTTTGATGTTATTAGAGCGAGCCTATGGCATCGATGAGCGCCTTTTGAATACCTCGCGGGAGCGCAAATCAGTGGGGGTGGAAACTACCTTTGCAGTTGATATTGCATTAGAAGAACAGGGCCACGCGATGTTGCCGCAATTGCTGGCTGAGTTATCGAAGCGGTTACAGCGTCGAGAATGGCGCGGGCAGATCGCCCGGCAAGGCGTCAAAATCAAATTTGCCGATTTTCAGCAAACCACCGTGGAACGTTCGGTGAGTCGTTTATCACCGCCACTATTTGATGAGCTATTACATGAAGCCTGGCTGCGTGGTGGTGGTAAACCGGTGCGTTTGGTGGGCATCAATATTGGCTTTCCAGCCGCCGAAAATACACAACAGCTACCGCTTGATCTGCAATAA